From a region of the Procambarus clarkii isolate CNS0578487 chromosome 2, FALCON_Pclarkii_2.0, whole genome shotgun sequence genome:
- the Usp5 gene encoding ubiquitin carboxyl-terminal hydrolase 5, producing MEKLRKYFNQIRIPKGGDRVYKDECMFSFDTPDSETGLYVCLNTFLGWSKEHVVRYSHQSGNHVFLHLKRSKKELPPEKEMEPEKKIARLAIGVEGGFNPDANKKKYEYKEHNSVVILPDFDVIPLPNADLPEIVQQSVAGILKAESALHLAEVEAAAGAWDGEVRQITKHADTLKQLDNGVKVLPNGWKCEECDKTENLWLNLTDGKILCGRRQLDGSGGNNHALEHYEKTKYPLSVKLGTITQDGNADVYSYDEDDMVLDPDLLKHLAHFGINVKVMEKTEKTMLELEIDYNQRAWEWSRLTESGAKLVPKFGPGFTGMKNLGNSCYVNSVMQVLFSVPSFIERFFSHGQTIRESYKGTNPAEDFNVQMGKLAHGLLSGRYSVAPNTVDESQDTDDLQPGLSPLMFRTLVGKGHAEFSTKKQQDAMEFLEHVLKMTACNSAGASDPGNCFKFEVEDKFVCSASGKVRYVTRPDQYLPLPVPVEEAVNKEEVAAYQARKVEAQAAQKAVQPEEQVRIKIPFDVCLSKLASPEQIVAFSSAVEKEVSMQKVTRLRTFPDFLVIQLVKFGIGQDWVPLKYDVSIDMPESLDLSVLRGYGLQSGEEELPETSAPPPKEPEIDAGIVQQLAEMGFPWEACRKAVHLTGNNGTEAAMNWVMEHMSDPDFAEPLVIENKPSNSDSFTPNEEGLAMLMSMGFTREQAALALKETSNSLERAADWIFSHQHELDSLLATQSGAAAVPPPQKPTYTNGSPRYELSAFISHMGTSIFVGHYVCHIKKDGEWTIFNDNKVSKSVDPPLDLGYIYLYKRVST from the exons CTTCCTCCCGAGAAGGAAATGGAGCCTGAGAAAAAGATTGCACGACTTGCAATTGGTGTAGAAGGTGGTTTCAACCCAGATGCTAACAAGAAGAAATATGAATATAAGGAACATAACTCGGTGGTGATCCTACCAGACTTTGATGTCATTCCACTACCTAATGCAGACCTCCCAGAAATT GTGCAGCAAAGTGTGGCAGGCATTTTGAAAGCAGAGTCAGCTCTTCACTTAGCTGAAGTTGAGGCAGCAGCTGGTGCTTGGGATGGGGAAGTACGGCAGATCACCAAACATGCGGATACACTTAAGCAGCttgataatggtgtcaag GTTCTACCTAATGGCTGgaagtgtgaggagtgtgacaaAACTGAAAATCTCTGGCTAAACCTTACTGATGGAAAAATTCTCTGTGGGCGAAGACAGTTGGATGGTTCAGGCGGCAACAACCATGCTCTTGAACACTATGAAAAGACAA AGTACCCGCTTTCTGTGAAGCTTGGAACCATTACACAGGATGGAAATGCAGATGTATATAGTTATGATGAAGATGACATGGTTCTAGACCCTGATCTTTTGAAGCATTTGGCA CATTTTGGTATTAATGTTAAAGTGATGGAGAAAACTGAGAAAACGATGCTCGAGTTGGAGATTGATTATAACCAACGTGCCTGGGAATGGTCGCGGCTTACTGAATCGGGAGCAAAGCTTGTACCAAAGTTTGGACCCGGTTTCACAG GGATGAAAAATCTTGGTAACTCCTGCTATGTAAACTCTGTAATGCAAGTACTCTTCTCTGTTCCGAGCTTCATTGAGAGATTTTTCAGTCATGGTCAGACCATCAGAGAAAGTTACAAAGGAACAAACCCTGCAGAAGACTTTAATGTTCAAATGGGTAAACTTGCACATGGCTTGCTGTCAGGAAG ATACTCGGTAGCTCCTAACACGGTTGATGAGAGCCAAGACACGGACGACTTGCAGCCTGGCTTGTCTCCACTTATGTTCCGCACACTTGTTGGAAAGGGTCATGCTGAATTTTCAACTAAGAAACAGCAAGATGCCATGGAATTTTTGGAACATGTGCTAAAGATGACAGCATGCAACTCTGCTGGAGCATCTGACCCTGGAAACTGCTTCAAGTTTGAG GTAGAGGACAAGTTTGTGTGCAGCGCAAGTGGGAAGGTTCGTTATGTAACAAGACCAGACCAGTATCTACCCCTACCGGTACCAGTTGAAGAAGCTGTAAATAAAGAAGAAGTTGCAGCTTACCAAGCACGTAAAGTGGAGGCTCAAGCAGCACAGAAAGCTGT ACAGCCTGAGGAACAAGTGCGCATAAAAATACCATTTGATGTGTGTCTGTCAAAGTTAGCATCTCCAGAGCAAATAGTTGCATTTAGCTCTGCTGTGGAGAAGGAAGTCAGCATGCAAAAAGTTACTCGCCTTCGTACTTTCCCAGATTTCCTAGTCATTCAG CTAGTGAAATTTGGTATTGGTCAAGATTGGGTGCCATTGAAATATGATGTATCCATTGATATGCCTGAGAGCCTGGACTTGTCTGTACTAAGAGGCTATGGTCTTCAGTCAGGGGAGGAAGAACTACCAGAAACATCTGCTCCTCCACCAAAGG AACCTGAAATAGATGCTGGAATTGTACAACAGTTGGCAGAGATGGGCTTTCCCTGGGAGGCTTGTAGAAAGGCTGTCCACCTTACTGGTAACAACGGCACTGAAGCTGCAATGAATTGGGTGATGGAACACATGAGCGATCCAGACTTTGCTGAACCACTTGTCATTGAAAACAAACCTTCAA ATAGTGATAGTTTTACTCCAAATGAAGAAGGCTTGGCAATGTTGATGTCAATGGGCTTCACTCGGGAACAGGCAGCACTTGCCCTTAAGGAGACTAGCAACAGTCTAGAACGTGCTGCTGATTGGATATTTTCTCATCAACATGAATTGGATTCATTGCTGGCAACACAGAGTGGGGCAGCTGCAGTTCCTCCTCCACAGAAGCCCACTTACACAAATGGTTCTCCAAG aTACGAGCTGAGTGCTTTTATAAGCCACATGGGAACATCCATATTTGTAGGCCACTATGTATGTCACATAAAGAAGGACGGTGAGTGGACTATCTTCAATGACAACAAGGTGTCAAAGTCTGTCGATCCTCCCCTGGACCTCGGGTACATTTACCTCTACAAAAGAGTATCCACATAG